TAACCTTGTCGATTTTTATTCCTATAGCAATTCTATTTGAGTTGTAAACAGCATTTCTTTAACGTATCCCTGCGGGAGCCGTAGGCATTACCGCTCCAGACGCAGAGAGGAGGCAGCGCGTTGCGGGGGTTCCCCCCGTTGTAGCGACTGCCGTCGCAGAGGAAGAGAAACAAGAGATATGATGCTTACGGCACGCTTCGCTGTCTTCGCAGCTCCTCTGCAAGAGGCACACATCTTATTTAGGTAGGTTATTGACATAATAGAGAAAGGTAACTTTATGAAAGGAAATTTAGAAGAAGAAACTGAATCTAATAGAATAAATAACTTGCTAAAATTTGAAGAGGATGAAAACGAAGATAACCTTAATACCACTGATCATCAAAATGATATTACTGCATCAGATGTGGAACTAGGAGATGAATTAGGGTTAGTAGAAACACAACATTCACTTGTAAATTCCCCGTGGTCGCGCACAGCAGTGGTTGGGGGAGGATTTGGATTGGTATTTCTCCTAATTTTTATGTTTCTCAATCCCATCATGAACGGGAAGATAACGAAGAAAGAACAAACATCAGAAGTTGCTGCTACTCCACCTCCAGAAGAAATTCCCACAAAAGATGGTGATATTTATGCAAAATTAGCATTACAAAAACAGGCAGAAGAACTGGAAGCATTCAAAGATAAAAATAGGGTAAGGGACGAATTACCACTAGAAAATCAGGATAAGCAGAAGGTTGAAAATTTGACCAAAACTAAAACTATTCCTAATAAATCCGTCAGCAGAGAAACATTTTCAACATCCACTAGGGAACAACAACCTAGAAGACCTACGAGAGCGGAAAGACCTGTAAGAGAAATGCCAATTGCACGATATTCACCACCAGTACAAACTGTTGCAACTCCAACAAGATTGCCTCAACAACAAACCACTTTCAAATCTGTTACTAAACCTTCTGACCCATTAGTAGAATTAGCAAAGTTGCGTTCTTTTGGTTCTGCTGGTCAAATTTATTACGCAACAGCAATTACCAACGAGAAAAAGGAGGCAGTAGCCACCCAAACTCGAAATTCTGGAGCCTCAGATTATACTCCCAGACGTAGGTCGAGTTATAACCGCAGTTCTCAACCGGAAACAGTTTTTACCAACAACTCATCATCCGATTTGGAAAGCGGTGCTGATACTAATGGTGGCAGGGAAATCGAGGGACTAAAGCCCAGGTGGACTCCCGTAGTTACTGCGAATACTATCGCTAAAAATGATAAATTGACAAACTCCAGTAATAGCAAGGATTATTCAGCAGATGAAGCGGGCATTATTGAGGGGAGAGAAGAGCAGTATTTAAGGGTGGGAGAGTACGCTGCTGCTACATTAGAAACACCCCTCATTTGGTCGGGAAATACCAATTCCAACTCCCAAAGTAAGTTTATTGCTAAACTCACCCAACCATTACTGAGCAATATTGGGCAAGAAGCAATTCCAACTAACACGCTACTCAGTGTTGAAATTCAGGAAGTTGATTCATCTGGTAGAGCTACTGCTGTAGTCACTGCTATCCTCAAAGACGGCACGGAATATACATTGCCAGCTGGAGCAATTGTGATACTGGGGAAAGGGGGAGAACCCTTAATTGCTCATCAGTATCACGACAAAGGTAAAGAGATTTTGGGCTTGGATGCAGGATTAGGTTTGATGTCGGGACTGGCCAAGGTGGGGGAGGTGATTAACCAACCTGATATTGAAAGTAGCATTTCTCAATCTAATGGTGGATTTAGCAGTATCCAAACCAGTCGCAATGGCGATCGCTCTTTACTGGGTGCATTTGCTCAAGGAGCGTTTGGTACAGTTGCCAAGCAGGTGGAGGAACGAAACCAAAAAGCGATCGCTGAAATTATGAAACGACCCAACATTTGGTTCATCCCCCAAAATACCAAAATCACCGTTCAAGTAAATCGGTCTTTGCGACTTTAAGCTACTGAGTAAAGATTGGTGAAAGTCTCTTGGAGGGTGAAGATGAACAAATTTTTCTGGTTATCTCTAGCTGTCACAGCATCTTTATTCGTTGCTATTCCATCTCACGCATTACCAGCATCACGAACAGAGTCAACTAATACCAAGAGTTCTGTCCGCATTATCCCTCAAAGTAAAGCCACTGGGACTCAAGCCCAACTGCAAACTGTGGAGGTATGGCCGGGACATGGTGTATCCATCTCATTTTATGAAACTGGTGAGGTTATTCAACGAGTATGGTTAGACGACTCTTCCCGCATCCTCATAGATGTGGACGGTTGTTTGGAAGGATTATCCAGCAGGTCTAATTGTCAAGACTCAGGAGCCGGTTTAATTCACCTCAGACAAATCAACCCAATCAGTATTCCCGGAATGCCTAATGCCAAAAACGGCGCACACCTGACGATTATTACTCAATCTTTGGGTGGCGATTGCCTCCGGCACTGCGCTCCGCGCAATCGCCAAGTTTATAACTTTCGGGTGTTAACAGGGAGAGGTAATCCACGCTACAGTACCATCTCAATCACTCCCGATGTCACCCGCAAAGAAGCACCACCCGCAGATTCTATTATTGTCGCCACTATTACCAGAGGATTACGGGTAGCAGCAGAGAAACGCTGGATAACTCCCAGCAATCCCCTATGGCAGAAACTGCAAACTCTAGTGCAAGAGTTAGAGTCAGGCAAAAATCTTACTAGTGCTGCTCAAAGTGCCAAAGTTTCTCCTCAGCTAGTTGAGCGTTTATTGCAATTAGGGACTGAATCAACTGTTCCTAATCAAGTTCCTAACCAAAAATTTAGACCTACAATCCAGAGAGAGCAAGAATTTTTAGGCGATTCTTCTAGTAATTAAGGTGTAAATATGCTGATAAATCGTCATCATCAAACTAATCAACAACCCATTAAAAACACAAAAAATAATCAATTTAATCCCAATTTCAAGCTCAAATACTGGATGCTTTTTGGGTTATTTACAAGTTTGATAGTGCATGGATTGATTATTTTTCGTCATCACAATTTACTAAGTTATCTTTTGGATGTTCATCCAGCAACAGCGGCTCCAGTCCCGAAAGCTAATATTATTCCTAGCAAATATATCAACAATGCACCAGTTCCTGATTGGCAGAGTATTACATTCAAATCTTTCGTTTTCTCTAGTCCTGGCAGTGTTGAACTACCCAATGTCGAATTTCCTGGATATAAATCAATCAGAAGTTGGCAAGCAGGACAAAGCTTAGATGAAGTGATGGAATTGGGGGATTTTGAGAATGTATTTAATTTAGAAGATTTAAGTTTACAAACAATTAGTCAACTGAGTGGTATTGCTCAGAGCAATACTAAATTATCAGATTTTGATACCATTAAATGGCAAACTGTACCTGAATTAACCAAAGCCATTCCCAGTTTAGCTAATGAATATGTAGAAAATGTACCAGCCATTAGAGATTTAGTTAAAAAGATATTGGGTGTTGCGAATGTTGATGGAGAAACAATAGGAGAAATTATCAATGATTACCCAAAGCTCAAAGATATAGAGTTAGGAGAAATTGATTTATCTCAATATAAACTAACTTCCATTCCTGGGATAGAAAAAACTGCTCTTAAACAATTTAGTAATTGGCAGAATACTAGCATATCAAAAATACCTGGGCTAAATCAGGTAACATTCGCTAATTTTCCTAATGCACCCGTACCCCAAGGAAGTATTGTTGGTAAATTAGACTTGCCATTAAAAGAAGTAGAGTCAAACAGACAGCGTTCGATTAGTGGTAGTGACCAAGCTGGATTTAATATGCCATGTACTAACAACTGCGCTCACATAGAATTATCAGGTGCAGGTGGAATTACAGGTACTCAATGGATGAGTGGTAAGTTTCAACAAGTGAAGGGTGGTTTTGGGATATTAGGCAACCTTAATGGTGGGAAGGAACCAACAGGAAGGCATCCTTTTGGCAAGGGGTTTAAACAAGCTGTGTGGGATATTAATGAAGGTGATGGAACTGCATCAACAGCTATTTTCTTCCGTATTTGTCGAAGAGGAGGTTGGTTTGATTTAGGCTGTTCACCTTATTTCATTGGCCCGTTTCCTTTTTTCATCTACCAAGAAAAATCACCTATATTTCTTGGCACTCCTTTAACAATTCCCTAGCTAAGTTAATATGTCTTGAAGTTGCATATTGGTGGTGTCAAATTTTTCAAAAAATATACCCCAATTAAAATGAGTATAAACAACCTTTTTTACGAACTTAAAAATCCCCAAGCACCAATTGGTAAATACACTCATTACCTTTTCTCTCCTAGTGGGTTAATGCTGACAGGGTTATTGGTAGGTTTTCTATTACTGCAAATGTTATCTGGAACGAAAAAATGCAAATTAGCTACCAGTTATTTTGGAGGAAGTAAGGAGACAGCTAAAGCGAAAAAGAAAGCTATCAAACAAATCACTAATCCTCAATGTGATAGTGCCACTCTCTATGTTGGTAGACACAAATTTACAGGTAGAAAAACCCAAGACAAGGAACCGGGAAGTCCCATTCCTTTATACATCCCAGATGTGCAAAGAGGAACGGCAGTAATTGGCGCTCCTGGTAGCGGTAAGTCATTTTCTGCTATTAACCCGATGATTTATAGTGCCATTGACCAAGGTTTTCCAATTGTTTTATATGACTTTAAATACCCAACCCAAGCTAAAGTTGCTAGTTATGCCAAAAAGATGGGTTATGAAGTCCATATCTTCGCTCCTGGTTTCCCTGAAAGTGAGGTGTGCAATCCCCTTGATTTTCTCGGAGATTCTACGGACGCGGAAACGGCCAGGCAGTTAGCGACTGTGATCAACAAAAACTTCAAAATGATGGCTGCTAGTAATGAGGATGCTTTTTTTGGCCCTGCTGGTGACCAGTTGACCGAAGCTATCCTGATGCTGACTAAACAAACTCAGTATCCAGATATTATGACAGCTGCGGCTATTCTTAGTAGCGATCGCATGGTAGAACGGCTGATGTCTGCTAACCTCAACCCCTGGATTAAGATTGCTTTTGGTCAGTTGTTTAGTTCGGCTGGTTCTGAGAAAACTATTGCTGGTATTGCCGGTACTGCCAGTTTGATGTTTACCCGGTTCATGAAAAAGAATACTTTGGGGTGTTTTGTTGGTAAGACTACTCTACCTCTAGAAATCAAGGGTAAGCAGATGATTATTTTTGGGTTGGATAGGGAACGACGGGATGCTGTGGGGCCGCTATTGTGCAGTATATTGCACATGACGGTTGCTAGAGCGATCGCCAAAAAACGCCAAGACCCATTAGTTGTTGTCCTGGATGAAGTACCTTCCTTATACCTACCAGACCTGTTTAGATGGCTCAACGAATCTCGCAGTGAGGGTTTTTGCGGCATCCTGGGATGGCAGAACATGGGACAGTTGGAAAAATACTACGGTAAGGAAGTTGCAAAAACCATGCTGGGTGCTTGCGGTACTAAGTTCATTTTTAACCCAGGAGAGGAAGAATCAGCGCGTTTGTTTAGTGCTTATTTGGGAGATGAGGAAATTAAGTATAAGCAGAAATCCAGAAGCACTGGGGGAGGTAAAAGCAGTACCTCAATCTCTGAGCAGGAAAAAACACGGAAGTTGTTTGAGCCAGCACAGTTTTTGAAGTTGCCACCGGGGAAGTGTATATTTATCAACCCGGCTTACTGTAATCAAAATGAAGCTTCTGTTCCTTTATTAAAAACAATTAAAATTCCCAAAGCTTTAATTAATATTGAGCAAGAAAATGACTCTAGGTGGACGAGTTTGATTGCTCAATTGACTGAGAAAAGCACTCAACAACGTCCTACTCAAGATGATCTAGATAAACGAGTGGCTGAAGTAGATAAATTATTCCCTATTCCTCAGCAACCTGTACAAGCAGGTGCTGTACCACTACCAATTGATGCCTATAAAGGTTTTTTCTAATTATCAATATTAACGTAATTATCTAGTTTTCATAAACTTGTATATAGCAATCCTAAAAGAAATGTGTATCCCTTACGGGACGTAGGCATCACATCTCATCTTTCTTTAACTCTGCGACGGCAGTCGCTACAACGGGGGGAACCCCACGCCAGTTGCTTTAAGTCGGGAAACCCGCCCAACGCACTGGCTCCGCAACGCGCTGCCTCCCCTCTGCGTCTCTGCGGTAATGCCTCCGGCTCCCGCAGGGATATGTTAAAAAAATCCTGTGATGTTTACAGATCCCATAAGGGATACACGAATCAAATAGAATTGCTATATGTTATGGATAATTACATTTTTAAAATAAATCCTGTTAATCCTTAAATCTTAAAATCCTGATC
Above is a genomic segment from Cylindrospermum stagnale PCC 7417 containing:
- a CDS encoding TrbI/VirB10 family protein, with protein sequence MKGNLEEETESNRINNLLKFEEDENEDNLNTTDHQNDITASDVELGDELGLVETQHSLVNSPWSRTAVVGGGFGLVFLLIFMFLNPIMNGKITKKEQTSEVAATPPPEEIPTKDGDIYAKLALQKQAEELEAFKDKNRVRDELPLENQDKQKVENLTKTKTIPNKSVSRETFSTSTREQQPRRPTRAERPVREMPIARYSPPVQTVATPTRLPQQQTTFKSVTKPSDPLVELAKLRSFGSAGQIYYATAITNEKKEAVATQTRNSGASDYTPRRRSSYNRSSQPETVFTNNSSSDLESGADTNGGREIEGLKPRWTPVVTANTIAKNDKLTNSSNSKDYSADEAGIIEGREEQYLRVGEYAAATLETPLIWSGNTNSNSQSKFIAKLTQPLLSNIGQEAIPTNTLLSVEIQEVDSSGRATAVVTAILKDGTEYTLPAGAIVILGKGGEPLIAHQYHDKGKEILGLDAGLGLMSGLAKVGEVINQPDIESSISQSNGGFSSIQTSRNGDRSLLGAFAQGAFGTVAKQVEERNQKAIAEIMKRPNIWFIPQNTKITVQVNRSLRL
- a CDS encoding type IV secretory system conjugative DNA transfer family protein produces the protein MSINNLFYELKNPQAPIGKYTHYLFSPSGLMLTGLLVGFLLLQMLSGTKKCKLATSYFGGSKETAKAKKKAIKQITNPQCDSATLYVGRHKFTGRKTQDKEPGSPIPLYIPDVQRGTAVIGAPGSGKSFSAINPMIYSAIDQGFPIVLYDFKYPTQAKVASYAKKMGYEVHIFAPGFPESEVCNPLDFLGDSTDAETARQLATVINKNFKMMAASNEDAFFGPAGDQLTEAILMLTKQTQYPDIMTAAAILSSDRMVERLMSANLNPWIKIAFGQLFSSAGSEKTIAGIAGTASLMFTRFMKKNTLGCFVGKTTLPLEIKGKQMIIFGLDRERRDAVGPLLCSILHMTVARAIAKKRQDPLVVVLDEVPSLYLPDLFRWLNESRSEGFCGILGWQNMGQLEKYYGKEVAKTMLGACGTKFIFNPGEEESARLFSAYLGDEEIKYKQKSRSTGGGKSSTSISEQEKTRKLFEPAQFLKLPPGKCIFINPAYCNQNEASVPLLKTIKIPKALINIEQENDSRWTSLIAQLTEKSTQQRPTQDDLDKRVAEVDKLFPIPQQPVQAGAVPLPIDAYKGFF